Within Aneurinibacillus sp. REN35, the genomic segment TACGTTCGAACTCGATTTTGCCTGCATGCATTTCTTCTAACGCTGTGCCGACAAATTTATGAGAAATTGGCTTCTCAATTAAGTATTTGTTTTGTTCACGCATCTGACGTGCACGCTTAGAAGCGATACTAACCAATGTATACTTACTATCTACCTGCTGCAACAACTCATCAACTGAAGGATAAATCATCTGTCAAAAAACCTCCTGAATCCAATCGCGGTATTTGGCGATTTGTCGTTCTTTTTTCAAATGCTCAGCCAAAATAATGGCCTGAATACGATCGCATGCCTTGTCCACTTCATCGTTGACAACTACATAATTATAATGGTCCATCAGCTCGATTTCTGCTTTTGCTACCATCATCCTGTTACGGATACTCTCCTCCGTCTCCGTGCCGCGCCCCGTAATACGGGAACGAAGCTCTTTAAGATCCGGCGGCGCAAGAAATAGGAAAATCCCCTCAGGAAACTTCTCCTTCACTTGCAGTGCACCCTGCACTTCAATCTCTAGGATTACATCGCGGCCGCTTGCTAATGTCTCTTCTACAAACTGGCGCGGCGTACCGTAGAAATTACCAACATATTCTGCCCATTCTAGCAGCTGATCATTCTCAATCATATCTTGGAACTCTTCTTTTGTCTTAAAGAAATAGTTCACCCCGTCTATTTCTCCTTCACGCGGCGCGCGTGTAGTAGCTGATACCGAATATACAACCTGCTTCATGCGCGGCCGAAGCGCTGCGCATACTGTTCCTTTGCCTACGCCGGATGGTCCCGACAAAACAAGCAACAACCCTCTGTCTTGCTTCATACAATCCCCCGTTTACTTATTCGTCAGAGTCATCATCTTTACTTGTCAGTCTGTGCGCCACTGTCTCTGGCTGCACAGCCGACAAAATCACATGGTCGCTGTCGGCTACAATAACCGCCCGCGTACGCCTGCCATACGTGGCATCAATCAGCATTCCACGGTCCCGCGCTTCCTGGATGATCCGTTTAATCGGAGCTGATTCAGGGCTCACGATCGAAATGATACGATTGGCTGAAACAATATTGCCAAAGCCGATATTAATCAATTTAATGGCCATACGTGCATGCCTCCCTGTTTTTGAGCGGGATAAATAAAGTTAACTCTTATTCTACTTCTTTATTCTATATTTTGCACCTGTTCTTTCACTTTTTCTAGCTCAGCTTTCAAATTGACCACCTTTTGACTGATTTCAAGGTGATTTGCTTTGGCTCCAATCGTATTGATCTCGCGATGACATTCCTGCACAAGAAAATCAAGCTTGCGACCCATCGCATCCGATCCGGAGGCTATCTGCTCGAATTGAATGAAATGGCTCCTAAGCCTCGTAATCTCTTCTGAAATATCGGCCCGTTCGGAGAAGAGCGCCACTTCATGAAGCAGGCGCGATTCATCAATCTCCACACGTCCTTGTATATACTCTTGCATGCGGGCAAAAATCCGCTCCCGATAGTTCTCTGTTACTTTAGGAGCAAATGCAGCCAATTGCTCCACCTGACGGCGCATCTCCTCAATGCGTCCTAACACGTCCGCACACAGAGCTTCGCCCTCTTTCTTTCGCATAGACACAAGCATCACAACCGCCTCTTCGACAGCCGCAAGCAGTGGAGTTTCATAGGCATCAGAAGCAGATTTCTCTTCTCCGGTTCGGGCTACATCCGGCAGCAATAAAAGCTCCCGTGCTGATATGGACTGCGTCACTCCAAACCGCTCGCCAGCCTCTTCCATCGCCTCTTTATATTGACGGGCCAACTCCCAATTGATACGAAGCGAAGAAGCAGGCTTGTCTGTCTCTACCGTAATAAATACGTCCACACGTCCTCTGCGTATGTAAGAGAGTACCTTCTTACGCACCGCATCTTCACATGCGGCCAACTCACGAGGCATACGAATCGCCACCTCGCTAAAACGGTGATTAACAGAGCGCATCTCTACCATAAAAGAGACATCTTGACCTTTGTTCTCTGCATGCCCATACCCGGTCATACTGTATACCACGTTACCCTCACCTCCGCCGCTATACCTTATGCCAATGCCCCGTAAATACTTCCGCAGCGGGACCTGTCATATATACACGGTTGTCCGTTTCATTCCATTCAATCATAAGATCGCCGCCTTTGAGATGAACAAGCACCTGACGTCCCGTGCGTCCGGTCAGCGCACCAGCGACGACAGTAGCACAGGCCCCCGTTCCGCAAGCAAAGGTCTGTCCGCAGCCGCGCTCCCATACGCGCATGTCTACTTCCTGCTCTGAAGCCACCGAGACGAATTCAATGTTGGCTTTGTTTGGGAAAAACTCATGCGTCTCAAGCGCCGGACCCCACTTCTCTACATCAAAGCCCGGTGCATCGTTAACAAAAATAACCGCATGCGGATTTCCCATGGAGACGCCGGTAAATGCAAACTTCTGTCCACCTGTCTCAATCGGATAGTCGACGACCTGCTCTTTTGCTACCGCAACCGGAATGGTTTCGCCACGTAAAATCGGTTCTCCCATATCTACCTTTACCTGCACAGCTTTGCCTGATTCGACGGTAAGCCATACATGCTGAATGCCAGCGAGCGTCTCTATGCTCAATGCCTCACCCTGCACAAGTCCGTGGTCATGTGCATACTTGGCCACACAGCGCACAGCGTTGCCGCATTGTTCAGCTTCGGAGCCGTCCGCATTTATAATTCGCATGCGCACATCTGCAGATGAAGACGGCAGGATAAATACCAATCCGTCCGCGCCAATGCCAAAATGCCGGTCGCACATGGCACGCGCCATCTCAGACGCATAATCCGGCACACTCTCAAAATGGGCAACGATAATAAAATCGTTGCCCAGTCCATTCATCTTCGTGAAATTCAACTCTCTCTCACCCTTCCGTGTTTGCCGGGTTTTGCGTACAGCAATGAGAATACTCCTGTCGCAAACGTTGGAATACCGGCCAACAATACGATAAACGTCCATTCATATGCACTCAGTGCCACCGTACCAAAAATAGGCTGCAGCACAGGCAAATAAATTACCGGAAGCACAAGCAGTATCGAAGACAATACCGCAAGCACCAAATACTTATTCTGCATCGGATTCCGGCTAAAAATCGAAATCTCGCTGCGGCAGTCAAACACATGAATTAATTGCGCCATGACAAGTGTGACGAACGCCACGGTCTGCGCTCGGGTCAAATCTGACGGATTCGCTTGATACGTAACCCAAAAGGCCGCAAGTGTTACAAGACCAATCAACAAACCTCGCGAAACGATCTTCCATGCAAGCCCTCTTGCAAACACATTCTCATGACGTGAACGCGGGGGACGTTTCATGGTGGCTTCTTCCGGTTGATCAACTCCCAGCGCCAAAGCCGGCAATCCGTCCGTTACCAGATTAACCCAGAGAATCTGGATTGGTATAAGCGGCAGTGGCAATCCGGCCAGCATGGCAAAAAACATAACCATAATCTCGCCTACATTGGACGCCAGCAAATACCGGATAAACTTACGAATATTATCGTAAATCGTTCGTCCTTCCTCAATTGCCGCCTCAATCGTGGCAAAATTATCGTCAGCAAGCACCAAGGATGCTGCTTCTTTTGTTACATCCGTACCTGCAATTCCCATAGCGATACCAATATCAGCCGCTTTAATTGCAGGTGCGTCATTGACACCATCCCCTGTCATCGCCACAACATGCCCTTTTTTCTGGAGAGCCTTCACAATCCTGAGCTTATGCTCCGGCGATACTCTTGCGTATACATATACATCGTCAACGATGGAGTCGAACTCACTATCGGACATATTATATAAATCCTGTCCATTTACTGTCAACCCGCCTGCCGGAACAATTCCCAGCTGGCCTGCGATAGCTTCCGCTGTCGTCTGGTGATCACCCGTAATCATTACCGTCTTAATCCCTGCCTGCCGGCAGCGCCGAATTGCCTGCTTCGCTTCGGCGCGCGGCGGATCAATCATGCCGGCTAACCCTACAAGCACAAGTCCTTTTTCCGCCATCTGTTCACTGCCAGGCAGCTCGCCTGGACGAAGTTCGCGGTATGCTACGGCAAGCACCCGCAATGCTTGTTTAGCAAGCGATTCATTCGCAAAGACAATTTGCCTGCGCAGCGTCGGGGTCAGCTGTGTCACATGCCCCTTCCACATAATATGTGTGCAGCGGCTGAGCAGTACATCCGGCGCGCCCTTGGTCACCAACATTCGCTTCCCGTACCGATCCTGCGCAACAATGGACATCATCTTGCGTGTCGAATCAAACGGAAATTCCTTAATCCTCGTCCATGTTTCGCCCAGAATGTTACGCGTAATCCCAGCTTTGCCTCCGGCGACAAGCAGCGCTCCTTCTGTCGGATCTCCGTTTACTATCCATTGTTCATCCGCTTTTTTGAACATGCCCTTTTTCTCACCACGCTGTTGCTCTAGGTGCGCATTGTTGCACAGTACACCAAGCTGCAGCAGTTTATACAACGGCCCATGCGCCTGAGCGCGAATAGAGCGGTTCGCCGCAATGAACTCCCCTTCCGGCTCATATCCCATGCCGCTGATTTCAACGATGGAATCATCAAGCCATACATGTGTAACAGCCATTTTATTTTGTGTCAGCGTACCTGTTTTGTCAGAACAGATTACACTCGCACTGCCTAGCGTTTCCACGGACGGCAGCTTACGAACAATAGCCCGCCGCTTGATCATACGCTGTACGCCAAGCGCCAGCGCTACAGTAACAATGGCTGGCAGCCCCTCCGGAATCGCTGCAACCGCAAGGCTTACTCCTGCGAGAAACATTTCGTACATTTCCTGCCCATGAAAAATCCCGGCCGCCACCACCAAGCCGGTCAGGGCAAGCGCTACAACAATAAGAATCTTGCCTAATTGTTCAAGCTTATTCTGCAGCGGTGTTGCCAGCGTCTCCGTCGTCTGCAATAGATCGGCAATTTTGCCCATCTCCGTCATCATTCCAGTCGTTAATACAACAGCATACCCGGTTCCTGCGGTGAGCATCGTGCCCATAAACCCCATATTCACCTGATCGCCAAGCGGAATCTGCCCGTGGGCGAGCACCGTACTGTTCTTCTCAACCGGCACCGACTCCCCTGTCAGCGTAGATTCTTCCACCTGGACTCCATTGGCGGAGAGAAAGCGGACATCCGCCGGAATCCGGTCGCCGCCTTCTAGATAAATAATATCGCCGGGAACAAGCTCTTTGGCAGGAATGTGCATAAGCTGTCCACCACGGATGCAATACGCCATCGGTGCGGTCAATTCTTTCAATGCCGTTAGTGAGCGTTCTGCCCTAAACTCCTGTAGAAATCCAAGAATACCATTAATAATCACAATCGTAATAATGGCAATGGCGTCTACATACTCCCCGAGAAATCCCGAGATCAGCGTCGCCGCAAGCAGAACGAGCACCATAAAATCTTTAAACTGCCCTAAAAACAAGGCGAGCGGCGAGATCTTCTGCTTTTCTGCCAGCATATTAGGCCCGAGTGCTGCGAGCCGCTGTGCTGCCTCTTCTTGAGTTAATCCATGTTTTGTATCCGTTTTTAAAATGTGTGCAAGCTCGTCTTCCGAATAGCTAAACCAATAATGCTGCCCATTCATACAGGTGCCTCCTTTGCTCCGAGCGTATCTTCACCTTAAATGTATTCTGACAAGCCATAAAAAATGCTAGCGATCTGTTTTCTTTATGCACTTGTTCCCGGAGCAAAAAGTGTAGTACGTGTCTTTGCTTCTTATTAAGATATCGGCTGCAAAGAAGAAAAGTGAATACGCTCCCTACAGATGTTATTTAGCCAAAAAAGGAAGCGGAGAAACAAAAAAAGACGCCCTTCTCAGTCGGGCGCACGGCAGATATGATATAATTTTTTTATTGCACAAGCAGATACGGCTCCTCAAGGGTGGTCGGCTCACTCCCACATAGAAAGGGGGTGATGCCTCTGACAGCACATGAAGCTACCATGCAGATGCTTACGTTTGGACTTTTCATCGTAGGTTTTCTGAGCGTAATTATAGCTATTGTCGCTATCGCCACAAAACGGAAATAGACCTCCCTTGAGCCTGGAAGCATAAGGAGAGGTCTATTTATGAACCTTGAGCCGCCCCGGATCGGAGCGTCTATTGTGCATGACCGTCTTGGTGTTACCAGCACCGGGCGGTCTTTTTAGTATATTCACTGCGTGCTGCTTGCACTCATTGTATCACAAACACACCGATGAATAAAAGCGGCCTACGCTACCACCATTTATAATCCAAAAAAATTAAGTTTTTATCTGCGGCAAACACGCACAAAGGAGACAACAAGAAAGTTTATAGTATAATCTATACATTGGCTATCGATACAGATACGCGGAAAGGAGATGCTTATGGCATTCGACGGAATCGTGACACGCGCGGTAACGCATGAACTAGACAAGCTGCTTGCGACCGGGCGCATTATGAAAATTCACCAACCAACAGATACCGATATTGTGATGCAAATTCGGACGCGGAACGGCAATATGCGCCTGCTTCTTTCAGCAAGCTTAAGTTTTCCGCGGATACATATAACGAAAGCAAGCTATCAGAATCCGCTAACAGCACCGATGTTCTGTATGCTGCTCCGCAAATATTGCGAAGGGGCCATCATTGACCGCATCACTCAAGTAGATATGGAGCGGATCATCCACATCGATATTCGAGGAAGAGATGAGCTCGGCGATGATCGAACAAAGCGGATCGTACTTGAGATTATGGGACGGCACAGCAATCTGATTCTTATAGATCCTATAAGCGGCATGATACATGATGGATTGCATCATGTTACGCCTGCAGTCAGCCGTTATCGGACAGTGCTGCCAGGACGGCCTTATCTGGCTCCTCCGCCTCAGGATAAGCTTAATCCGCTAACAGCAACCAAAGACGACTTCGTCCGGCGTATTCGCTTAAATGAAGGTAAAATCGCAAAACAGCTTGTCGCCTCGTTCGCCGGAATAAGCCCGCTGATTGCTGAGGAGATTGTACATCGAGCCGGATTGCCGACGCTCGATGCGCTATGGGCTGCATTTGCGTCTGTTATACAGCCTGTACAAACGCATGATTACACGCCTACTATTGTGCGCACGGAAACAAAAGAATATTTTTCTGCCGTGCCTCTCACTCACACAGCTAGTGTCGATACAGAAACATTCCCGACGATAAGTGAATGTCTTGAGGCATTCTATCACGGGAAAGCGGAGCGCGATGCTGTAAAGCAACGCATGCACGATCTCTTGCGATTGGTTAGTAACGAGCGCAATAAAAACGAGAAAAAAATTGAGAAATTGCGCGAGACAAAACAAAAAGCAGAAGGTGCACGCCAATATCAAATCTATGGCGAACTGATTACGGCAAATATCTATCAAATTACCAGAGGCCAAACAGAAGCAAACGTGATAAACTACTACGAGGAAGAGGCCCCTCTTATGACGATTTCACTCGATCCGGCACTTGGACCGGCTGAAAATGCGCAGGCGTATTTCAAAAAATATACGAAGGCTAAGAACAGTCTAGCTGTTGTAGACAGTCAAATTGCCGCTGCGGAAGAAGAAGTGCGCTATCTTGATGGAATCCTGCAGCAGATTGAAGCAGCCGGACTTGCAGACATCGAGGAAATTCGCGAAGAACTCACTGAGCAAGGCTATCTCCGCGCACGAGCAGGCAAAATGAAAAAAGGAAAACCAAAGAACCCTGTGCTTGAACGCTATACGTCAAGCGAAGGTGTCGCCATTTATGTTGGCAAAAACAACAAACAAAACGACTACTTAACGAATCGGCTGGCCCATGCAGATGATACGTGGTTGCATACAAAGGACATCCCGGGATCGCATGTCGTCATCCGGGGTGAAAGCTTCGGCGATGCTACGCTTGGTGAAGCGGCCACACTAGCTGCTTACCACAGCAAAGCCCGCGGCTCCAGTCAGGTGCCTGTTGACTACACGCTTGTGCGCCATGTTAAAAAGCCGAAAGGCGCAAAGCCCGGCTTTGTTATTTATGAACAGCAGAAAACGCTATTCATCACGCCGGACGATGAAACCGTTCGTGCGCTTGCAAAAACTAAAACCACAACGTCTTGAGGAATGAAGGATGTCAAAAAACTCATTTTTGAAAGGCACGCTCATCTTAACGCTTGCCGCCGTTATCTCACGTGTGCTCGGCGTTGGGCAGCGCGTGCCGCTGCAGCATATTATGGGCAACGACGGGATGACGTTGTATACTATCTCGTACAATATTTACAGCATGCTGCTCATCATCGCCACACTCGGCGTACCGAGTGCATTAAGTAAGCAAATCTCGGAGTATACCGCTATCGGCAAGTATCATGAGGCTCATCAGACATATAAAGCCGCACGCAATTTTGCACTGGTTACCGGACTCATCATGTTTGTCTTTATGATCGTGATTGCTCCGTACTATGCAGAATATGCGCTTGCGCCACAAGCGGAATTGGCGATTCGTGCGATTGCACCCGCCATGCTTCTCTTTCCGCTGATTGCGATTATGCGCGGTTATTTTCAAGGACTACAGTTTATGCAACCCACGGGACTGTCGCAGATTATGGAGCAGATCCTGCGTGTAGCAACGGCTGTCGCGCTGCCATTGCTGCTGTTATACCTAGGCTACAATAAGGACGTAGCCGTGGCCGGCGCCTCGTTCGGTGCTGTGACAGGAAGCATCGCCGCCTGCGGAGTGATGATCTACTTCTATAAGAAACGACGCGGGGAACAAAAACGATTGCTTGCTTCCCAAACGAACTATGCGAAGCTAACATACCGGCAGATCTATAGCAAAATGATTCGGCTCTCCCTGCCAATTACGCTGTCGGCGTTGGCCGTACCACTGATCTACTTTATCGATTCGTCCACTTCACTGCGGTTGTTGACACCGCAGGATGAACGAATTTCATTTGCAGTAAATAACAAGGAAGCGACGGTGGGCGATAAGGAAATAATCCTGCCTGTCGCCCCGTACCTGCATAACAATAAAACAACCATGGTACCGCTTGAGACAGTAAGTGCTGCAATGGGGGCTAAGCTAACCTGGGATGCAGATAAGAAGCGCGTGTTTTATGAGCGTGGCACGGTGAAAGCTACGCTTACGCTTGGCACAGAAGTCAAGCTTGACAACAAATCGTTCGGGCCTTTTGAATATGCTAAAACCGAAGAAGGGAACGTAACCAATATTCCAAGCGTGCCGCTGCGTTTTTTCACGGAGCAGCTTCATACGTATAAGGAAGCGATGGATACACTCGGTATTCTCGGTGGTAGCGCTCAATCGCTTGCTGGACTGCCGATCATCCTTGCCATTGCGCTCAGCTCTTCGATTATTCCTGTCGTTTCTTCGGCTCATTCCCGCCGTGACGAACAGGAAGTCCAGCGCATGAGCTCGATGGCGCTGCGGCTTGCCTTAATTACCGGTGTTCCGATCGCACTGTATCTGACCGTGGCAGCCTATCCGGTCAATGGCTTCTTGTTCAGCAATACCGCAGATACGTACACCAAAGCAGCCTGGATTATTGCGTTCCTGTGCTTTGGAACCATCTTTCAGATCCTGATGATGACCTCTTCCGGTATTCTGCAGGGCTTAGGACGCACCGACCTTCCTATGCGCCATGTGGCAATAGGAATTCTGGTCAAATGGGGCGGTAACTACGCGCTGGCACCGCTGTTCGGTATCTATGGTATTATTACGGCAACATCGCTTTGCTTCATCGTCATTATGGCACTGAACCTGCGAGCGATTAACCGCTATACTCAGCCTGTGATTCTTGGTGAGAAATGGCGCGGCTTCCTGCTTTCCGCTCTTCTTCTCTGCGCCATTGGATTAGGAATCGTATGGATCGGCTTTAAGGTACAGCCGTTTTTCTCGATGCCAGCTTTTCTTTTCTTTGGTATCGAGTCGGCCATCATTGCCGCATGCAGTCTCGCGGGATACGGAATCGCTCTGTTCTGGCTAAAAGGGATTGATGTACAGGAAATCCGCTACTTTCCTCGTGTGGCTCAGAAGGCATATCATCTTCTGGCACGCTACCGCATCGTTCCTGCCTACAGCGATCCGATGAACCAACAACAAAAAAGTGGACTTCCATAACATTGGAGGTCCACTTTTTTATTTGTCTGTATTCACCTTAACGCTTCCAATCATCTTCTAACTTTGCTAGAAGTTGATCGATTTCCTGTATCTCATTCTGGATGCGATGAATGGTACTCTCATCCTGAATTTCTTTCTTTTCTATAAGTTCACAGACAAATTCTTTCCAGTTCTGATGTGATGTATATAAAGTATCCCACTCTCTTTTATCCATCTCATAGATCCGCCCTCTCTGCTGTGTTACTTCAGTATTTTTGACAGGCTGGTATGAGAAAGTATCTATCTAGCTTGCATCTTACTTTCTTGTTCGAAATCGCCCATACCTACTTTCTATACGTATTATTTACCACTTCTCGCTATTCTAAAACCTGACTCAAAATAGATAAAAGAAAAGTGGAGATACCACGCTTTTGCATAGTATCTCCACTTTTCTTCAGTGCTAATCCTATCTGTAGATTTATCCTTGATATGCCTGAGGCTGCTTACGCCAAGCCTTTAATGCCTCGATTTGCTCTGCACGAATGGTTCCTTTCGCTTGGGCAACTTCTAGGAGTGTCGTATAATTGCTCAGTGTGGCGAACGGGAATCCTGCTTCTGCAAATGCCTCCTCGGCCGCAGGAAATTGGTATGAGAAAATAGCAAGCACTGCAAGCACTTCCCCTCCCGCCTCCTGTACGGCACGAGCCGCTTCGATGGAACTTCCGCCGGTCGATATTAAATCTTCAATCACAATGACCTTAGCGCCTTTATCCAATCGACCTTCGATCTGATTTCCTTTGCCGTGTCCTTTTGGCTTAGAGCGCACATACGCCATTGGCAAATTCAACTCTTCCGCTACCCAAGCTGCATGGGGAATGCCTGCGGTTGCCGTACCGGCAATGACCTGAGTCTCACCGTATTGTTCTTGAATAAGTGCTGCAAATGAGCGATAAATAAGACGGCGCACCTCCGGATAGGACATGGTCATCCGGTTATCGCAATAAATAGGGCTTTTAATGCCTGATGTCCATGTAAACGGTTCGTCTGGCCGCAGCGCCACCGCATCAATTTCAAGCAATTTTTCCGCCACTTGTCGCGCGGTATCTATATTAGTTGGCATATTGCTTCACTCCTTCCAAAATATCTTGCAGCGCCTGTTTTGGATTCTGCGCCTGGGTAATTGCCCGACCGATTACAATATAATCTGATCCCAAACCAAACGCCGCCTCTGGTGTAGTTACACGATGCTGATCGCCCATGTCCGTGCTAAGCGGACGGATGCCAGGCGTTACCGTCAAAAAGTCAGAGCCGCACGCTTCTTTAATAAGCGGTACTTCCTTCGGCGAGGCAACTACACCATCGAGTCCAGCCTTCTGTACAAGCTGTGCATAGCGAACCACACACTCCTCTACAGTGCCGGAAATTCCAAGCTCGGCGTTCAGCATATCTTGGGTCGTGCTGGTAAGCTGTGTGACTCCGATGAGCAGCGGACGCGTCCCGCCTGCCGGTGTGCCGCTCTCTAATCCTTCACGAGCCC encodes:
- a CDS encoding YicC/YloC family endoribonuclease; protein product: MVYSMTGYGHAENKGQDVSFMVEMRSVNHRFSEVAIRMPRELAACEDAVRKKVLSYIRRGRVDVFITVETDKPASSLRINWELARQYKEAMEEAGERFGVTQSISARELLLLPDVARTGEEKSASDAYETPLLAAVEEAVVMLVSMRKKEGEALCADVLGRIEEMRRQVEQLAAFAPKVTENYRERIFARMQEYIQGRVEIDESRLLHEVALFSERADISEEITRLRSHFIQFEQIASGSDAMGRKLDFLVQECHREINTIGAKANHLEISQKVVNLKAELEKVKEQVQNIE
- a CDS encoding cation-translocating P-type ATPase — translated: MNGQHYWFSYSEDELAHILKTDTKHGLTQEEAAQRLAALGPNMLAEKQKISPLALFLGQFKDFMVLVLLAATLISGFLGEYVDAIAIITIVIINGILGFLQEFRAERSLTALKELTAPMAYCIRGGQLMHIPAKELVPGDIIYLEGGDRIPADVRFLSANGVQVEESTLTGESVPVEKNSTVLAHGQIPLGDQVNMGFMGTMLTAGTGYAVVLTTGMMTEMGKIADLLQTTETLATPLQNKLEQLGKILIVVALALTGLVVAAGIFHGQEMYEMFLAGVSLAVAAIPEGLPAIVTVALALGVQRMIKRRAIVRKLPSVETLGSASVICSDKTGTLTQNKMAVTHVWLDDSIVEISGMGYEPEGEFIAANRSIRAQAHGPLYKLLQLGVLCNNAHLEQQRGEKKGMFKKADEQWIVNGDPTEGALLVAGGKAGITRNILGETWTRIKEFPFDSTRKMMSIVAQDRYGKRMLVTKGAPDVLLSRCTHIMWKGHVTQLTPTLRRQIVFANESLAKQALRVLAVAYRELRPGELPGSEQMAEKGLVLVGLAGMIDPPRAEAKQAIRRCRQAGIKTVMITGDHQTTAEAIAGQLGIVPAGGLTVNGQDLYNMSDSEFDSIVDDVYVYARVSPEHKLRIVKALQKKGHVVAMTGDGVNDAPAIKAADIGIAMGIAGTDVTKEAASLVLADDNFATIEAAIEEGRTIYDNIRKFIRYLLASNVGEIMVMFFAMLAGLPLPLIPIQILWVNLVTDGLPALALGVDQPEEATMKRPPRSRHENVFARGLAWKIVSRGLLIGLVTLAAFWVTYQANPSDLTRAQTVAFVTLVMAQLIHVFDCRSEISIFSRNPMQNKYLVLAVLSSILLVLPVIYLPVLQPIFGTVALSAYEWTFIVLLAGIPTFATGVFSLLYAKPGKHGRVRES
- a CDS encoding oligosaccharide flippase family protein — its product is MSKNSFLKGTLILTLAAVISRVLGVGQRVPLQHIMGNDGMTLYTISYNIYSMLLIIATLGVPSALSKQISEYTAIGKYHEAHQTYKAARNFALVTGLIMFVFMIVIAPYYAEYALAPQAELAIRAIAPAMLLFPLIAIMRGYFQGLQFMQPTGLSQIMEQILRVATAVALPLLLLYLGYNKDVAVAGASFGAVTGSIAACGVMIYFYKKRRGEQKRLLASQTNYAKLTYRQIYSKMIRLSLPITLSALAVPLIYFIDSSTSLRLLTPQDERISFAVNNKEATVGDKEIILPVAPYLHNNKTTMVPLETVSAAMGAKLTWDADKKRVFYERGTVKATLTLGTEVKLDNKSFGPFEYAKTEEGNVTNIPSVPLRFFTEQLHTYKEAMDTLGILGGSAQSLAGLPIILAIALSSSIIPVVSSAHSRRDEQEVQRMSSMALRLALITGVPIALYLTVAAYPVNGFLFSNTADTYTKAAWIIAFLCFGTIFQILMMTSSGILQGLGRTDLPMRHVAIGILVKWGGNYALAPLFGIYGIITATSLCFIVIMALNLRAINRYTQPVILGEKWRGFLLSALLLCAIGLGIVWIGFKVQPFFSMPAFLFFGIESAIIAACSLAGYGIALFWLKGIDVQEIRYFPRVAQKAYHLLARYRIVPAYSDPMNQQQKSGLP
- the remA gene encoding extracellular matrix/biofilm regulator RemA encodes the protein MAIKLINIGFGNIVSANRIISIVSPESAPIKRIIQEARDRGMLIDATYGRRTRAVIVADSDHVILSAVQPETVAHRLTSKDDDSDE
- a CDS encoding Rqc2 family fibronectin-binding protein; the protein is MAFDGIVTRAVTHELDKLLATGRIMKIHQPTDTDIVMQIRTRNGNMRLLLSASLSFPRIHITKASYQNPLTAPMFCMLLRKYCEGAIIDRITQVDMERIIHIDIRGRDELGDDRTKRIVLEIMGRHSNLILIDPISGMIHDGLHHVTPAVSRYRTVLPGRPYLAPPPQDKLNPLTATKDDFVRRIRLNEGKIAKQLVASFAGISPLIAEEIVHRAGLPTLDALWAAFASVIQPVQTHDYTPTIVRTETKEYFSAVPLTHTASVDTETFPTISECLEAFYHGKAERDAVKQRMHDLLRLVSNERNKNEKKIEKLRETKQKAEGARQYQIYGELITANIYQITRGQTEANVINYYEEEAPLMTISLDPALGPAENAQAYFKKYTKAKNSLAVVDSQIAAAEEEVRYLDGILQQIEAAGLADIEEIREELTEQGYLRARAGKMKKGKPKNPVLERYTSSEGVAIYVGKNNKQNDYLTNRLAHADDTWLHTKDIPGSHVVIRGESFGDATLGEAATLAAYHSKARGSSQVPVDYTLVRHVKKPKGAKPGFVIYEQQKTLFITPDDETVRALAKTKTTTS
- the gmk gene encoding guanylate kinase gives rise to the protein MKQDRGLLLVLSGPSGVGKGTVCAALRPRMKQVVYSVSATTRAPREGEIDGVNYFFKTKEEFQDMIENDQLLEWAEYVGNFYGTPRQFVEETLASGRDVILEIEVQGALQVKEKFPEGIFLFLAPPDLKELRSRITGRGTETEESIRNRMMVAKAEIELMDHYNYVVVNDEVDKACDRIQAIILAEHLKKERQIAKYRDWIQEVF
- the dapF gene encoding diaminopimelate epimerase, producing MNFTKMNGLGNDFIIVAHFESVPDYASEMARAMCDRHFGIGADGLVFILPSSSADVRMRIINADGSEAEQCGNAVRCVAKYAHDHGLVQGEALSIETLAGIQHVWLTVESGKAVQVKVDMGEPILRGETIPVAVAKEQVVDYPIETGGQKFAFTGVSMGNPHAVIFVNDAPGFDVEKWGPALETHEFFPNKANIEFVSVASEQEVDMRVWERGCGQTFACGTGACATVVAGALTGRTGRQVLVHLKGGDLMIEWNETDNRVYMTGPAAEVFTGHWHKV
- the pyrE gene encoding orotate phosphoribosyltransferase; the protein is MPTNIDTARQVAEKLLEIDAVALRPDEPFTWTSGIKSPIYCDNRMTMSYPEVRRLIYRSFAALIQEQYGETQVIAGTATAGIPHAAWVAEELNLPMAYVRSKPKGHGKGNQIEGRLDKGAKVIVIEDLISTGGSSIEAARAVQEAGGEVLAVLAIFSYQFPAAEEAFAEAGFPFATLSNYTTLLEVAQAKGTIRAEQIEALKAWRKQPQAYQG
- a CDS encoding putative holin-like toxin, giving the protein MPLTAHEATMQMLTFGLFIVGFLSVIIAIVAIATKRK
- the rpoZ gene encoding DNA-directed RNA polymerase subunit omega — encoded protein: MIYPSVDELLQQVDSKYTLVSIASKRARQMREQNKYLIEKPISHKFVGTALEEMHAGKIEFERK
- the pyrF gene encoding orotidine-5'-phosphate decarboxylase, with protein sequence MSRMNKRIMVALDFSNTVEANQCIDLLEGTGVYVKIGMQLYYATGPDYVRQIKEKGYSVFLDIKVHDIPNTAKGAMQSVAGLGVDMVNVHAAGGLKMMEGAREGLESGTPAGGTRPLLIGVTQLTSTTQDMLNAELGISGTVEECVVRYAQLVQKAGLDGVVASPKEVPLIKEACGSDFLTVTPGIRPLSTDMGDQHRVTTPEAAFGLGSDYIVIGRAITQAQNPKQALQDILEGVKQYAN